A region from the Pseudomonas sp. Teo4 genome encodes:
- a CDS encoding TonB-dependent receptor produces the protein MSRLSRWPARASRYTLQPLAAGVLLAAANGSFAEEAASTTPVAEQDAKLGTVTVNARRREETAQSVPTPISVLNSETLETQRIYRVQDLQQLVPSTNVAYVHARQSSISIRGLGNNPASDGLEGSVGIYLDNVYLGRPGMAVFDLLDVEQLEVLRGPQGTLFGKNTTAGVLNITTRKPTFHREGSIQQSIGEDGYLQTQGSFSGPISETLAGRISAYRTEDDGYVKNVYNGDDLNGGKRQGFRTQLLFEPSDTFNLRWIGEYNEEDSNNGILSLYSTGPTINGVNRYESLAAQAGATLVSGKDRKVNFDSDQQVTVFQGGTSVEANWTLPNDFTLTSITAYRWWDFTPRNDDGLNVPVFYNAGVSVRDKQYSQEIRLASPTGGAFDYVLGAYYFKQDLDNTSFTYYGPKADIWNLTPTGALNNVTTIGDGHIDTDSYALFAQGTWHVTDRLDFTAGIRGTYEEKSASVTRDAPVGGAAVTGAAAAARQGRVGAFDSGDLNQYTFSPSGLLGLSYRFNDQLLGYATLTHGEKSGGINLTVGAAPRLGTDSLLVGTERVNNAEVGVKSTLFDDRLQLNANLFWAEVHGYQANVYDEANRVQYLANAGRVRSRGLEFEATALPVRGLTVNFNGSWNDVRYTEYDDAPCPPEVSLANATATCDLSGHQVVGASKYIANLNAQYKWQLAERIEPYVTGSYAFRSKAVGTIDDSDFGQIPSYALINLSTGVRLDQGDGVIDLSLWVKNAGDKTYFTSLWNSANGGYAGVLGTPRTFGATARYDF, from the coding sequence ATGTCCCGACTTTCCCGTTGGCCCGCGCGTGCGTCGCGGTACACCTTGCAACCCCTGGCCGCTGGCGTGTTGCTGGCTGCCGCCAATGGCAGCTTTGCCGAAGAAGCTGCCAGCACCACTCCAGTGGCTGAGCAGGACGCCAAACTCGGTACGGTGACGGTCAATGCCCGTCGCCGTGAAGAAACCGCGCAGAGCGTGCCCACGCCCATCAGCGTGCTCAATAGCGAGACCCTGGAAACCCAGCGCATCTACCGTGTGCAAGATCTGCAACAGCTGGTGCCCAGCACCAACGTTGCCTATGTGCATGCCCGTCAGTCGAGCATCTCGATCCGAGGACTGGGCAACAACCCCGCCAGTGATGGCCTGGAGGGTAGCGTCGGCATCTATCTGGACAACGTCTACCTCGGGCGCCCCGGCATGGCCGTGTTCGACCTGCTCGACGTGGAGCAGCTCGAAGTGCTGCGCGGGCCTCAGGGCACGCTGTTTGGCAAGAACACCACTGCCGGGGTGCTGAACATCACCACGCGCAAGCCGACGTTCCACCGCGAGGGCAGCATCCAGCAGTCCATTGGTGAAGATGGCTACCTGCAGACCCAAGGCAGTTTTTCCGGGCCGATCAGCGAAACCTTGGCCGGACGCATCAGCGCTTATCGCACCGAGGATGATGGCTATGTGAAGAACGTCTACAACGGCGATGACCTCAACGGCGGCAAGCGTCAGGGCTTTCGTACCCAATTGCTGTTCGAGCCGAGCGACACCTTCAACCTGCGCTGGATTGGCGAGTACAACGAGGAAGACTCCAACAACGGCATTCTCAGCCTGTACAGCACCGGCCCGACCATCAACGGCGTCAACCGTTATGAAAGCCTGGCAGCGCAAGCTGGCGCCACACTGGTGTCGGGCAAGGACCGCAAGGTCAATTTCGACTCTGACCAGCAGGTGACGGTATTCCAGGGCGGCACCTCGGTGGAGGCCAACTGGACCCTGCCCAATGACTTCACCCTGACCTCGATCACCGCCTACCGCTGGTGGGATTTCACCCCGCGCAACGACGATGGCCTGAACGTGCCGGTGTTCTACAACGCCGGGGTGTCGGTGCGTGACAAGCAGTACTCCCAGGAAATCCGCCTGGCATCGCCCACCGGTGGCGCCTTCGACTACGTGCTCGGCGCGTATTACTTCAAGCAGGACCTGGATAACACCTCGTTCACCTATTACGGGCCCAAGGCGGACATCTGGAACCTGACGCCGACCGGTGCCCTGAACAATGTCACCACGATTGGCGACGGGCACATCGACACTGACAGCTACGCGCTGTTTGCCCAAGGTACCTGGCATGTCACCGACCGGCTGGATTTCACCGCCGGTATCCGTGGCACCTATGAAGAGAAGAGCGCTTCGGTCACCCGTGATGCGCCAGTCGGTGGCGCGGCCGTGACCGGTGCGGCCGCCGCCGCGCGTCAGGGCCGGGTAGGGGCCTTCGACTCGGGTGACCTCAACCAGTACACCTTCAGCCCTTCCGGCCTGCTTGGCCTGAGCTACCGCTTCAACGACCAGCTGCTCGGCTACGCCACCCTGACCCACGGCGAAAAGTCTGGTGGCATCAACCTGACCGTCGGTGCCGCGCCACGCCTGGGCACGGACTCGCTGCTGGTCGGCACCGAGCGGGTCAACAACGCAGAGGTCGGGGTCAAGAGCACGCTGTTCGATGACCGCCTGCAACTCAACGCCAACCTGTTCTGGGCTGAGGTGCATGGCTACCAGGCCAACGTCTATGACGAGGCGAATCGTGTGCAATACCTGGCCAACGCCGGCCGTGTGCGCTCACGCGGCCTTGAGTTCGAAGCCACGGCGCTGCCGGTGCGCGGCTTGACGGTGAACTTCAATGGGTCGTGGAACGATGTGCGTTACACCGAATACGACGATGCCCCATGCCCGCCGGAAGTGAGCCTGGCCAATGCCACCGCCACTTGCGACCTGTCCGGCCACCAGGTGGTGGGCGCCTCCAAGTACATCGCCAACCTCAACGCCCAATACAAATGGCAACTGGCCGAGCGTATCGAGCCGTATGTCACCGGCAGCTACGCCTTCCGTTCGAAAGCGGTGGGCACCATCGACGATTCCGATTTCGGCCAGATCCCCAGCTACGCACTCATCAACCTCTCTACCGGGGTTCGCCTGGACCAGGGCGACGGCGTGATCGACTTGTCGCTGTGGGTGAAGAACGCCGGCGACAAGACCTACTTCACCAGCCTGTGGAACTCCGCCAACGGTGGTTATGCCGGCGTACTCGGTACCCCGCGCACGTTCGGCGCCACCGCCCGTTATGACTTCTGA
- a CDS encoding LysR family transcriptional regulator, giving the protein MHIDLRQLRHFIALVEHRSFVAAAAAVNLSQSAFSRSIQTLEHNIGCRLVDRASKELAPTRQGLLVLEHSRRLVHGAHNLVNEIHQFNGATTGVVRFGSGPAPAGGLVPRAVARFVAEYPAARTCFQVDNWQALNRKLIAEEIEFFVADTRQFESDPDYRVHKLAPQRWHFCCRAGHPLTERAEVRARDVFDYPLATTFRPPNIRKILSDLSGRQDFLPTVECEHGYALLNVVMHSDTIGIACNANLRPYQAEGGLVALELVDLLPEQEEAFYTRYGVVSRVGYGLSPLAQGLVRQLIACDTEL; this is encoded by the coding sequence ATGCATATAGACCTCCGCCAGCTCCGCCACTTCATTGCCCTTGTCGAGCACCGCAGCTTCGTTGCCGCGGCAGCGGCGGTGAACCTCTCGCAATCGGCGTTCAGCCGCAGCATCCAGACGTTGGAGCACAACATCGGCTGCCGCCTGGTCGACCGCGCCAGCAAAGAGCTGGCACCGACCCGCCAAGGCCTGCTGGTGCTGGAGCACTCGCGTCGGCTGGTGCATGGCGCGCACAACCTGGTCAATGAAATCCACCAGTTCAACGGGGCAACCACCGGCGTGGTGCGCTTCGGGTCAGGCCCTGCCCCGGCTGGCGGCCTGGTGCCTCGGGCGGTGGCGCGTTTCGTGGCCGAATACCCGGCGGCGCGTACCTGCTTTCAGGTGGACAACTGGCAGGCGTTGAACCGCAAGTTGATTGCCGAGGAGATCGAATTCTTCGTGGCCGATACCCGGCAGTTTGAATCCGACCCGGACTACCGGGTGCACAAGCTGGCACCGCAGCGCTGGCACTTCTGCTGCCGTGCAGGTCACCCGCTGACCGAGCGCGCCGAAGTACGTGCCCGCGATGTATTCGATTACCCCTTGGCGACCACCTTCCGGCCGCCGAACATCCGCAAGATTCTCAGCGACCTCAGCGGCCGCCAGGACTTCCTGCCCACGGTGGAATGCGAGCACGGCTATGCGCTGCTGAACGTGGTGATGCACTCGGACACCATCGGCATTGCCTGCAATGCCAACTTGCGGCCGTATCAGGCGGAGGGAGGGTTGGTGGCGCTGGAGTTGGTGGATTTGCTACCGGAGCAGGAAGAGGCGTTCTACACCCGCTATGGGGTAGTGAGCCGTGTGGGATATGGCTTGTCGCCGCTGGCGCAGGGGTTGGTGAGGCAATTGATTGCCTGCGATACCGAACTCTAG
- a CDS encoding ABC transporter substrate-binding protein codes for MKSPTRHLLNRFAPTLLVGLLCAFALTAQASEAARPESIRIAVPDLSAGSKPSAGGVVDVLRDQQLLEKEFAKDGIRIDWRFFKGAGPVINEALANGQADFAYLGDLAAIIGKANGLDTRVLSAGVRGVKSYLGVVPGSGIKTLQDLKGKRVAVFRGTANQLSFASALASQGLSERDLKVINLDFNAANAAIAAKQIDATWGLSSLLALRDRGLVELPVNSRDLKGAGSTQAVLLGTGEFIRQHPDLTARLVKAQQQATEWLRDENNREAYVNLVATTANYPKVIIEGDLAEENLAHYFDPRLDPEFISLLQQGVDLAAKERLIRRGFQVSEWVEPRFLDAALQQPQATQAAR; via the coding sequence ATGAAATCCCCGACCCGCCACCTGCTCAACCGCTTTGCCCCGACCCTGCTGGTCGGCCTGCTGTGCGCTTTCGCACTCACTGCCCAGGCGTCCGAAGCCGCCAGACCCGAGTCCATCCGCATCGCCGTGCCCGACCTCAGTGCCGGTAGCAAACCCAGTGCCGGTGGCGTTGTGGATGTGTTGCGCGACCAACAACTGCTGGAGAAAGAGTTCGCCAAGGATGGCATCCGCATCGACTGGCGCTTCTTCAAGGGCGCAGGACCGGTGATCAATGAAGCCTTGGCCAACGGCCAGGCGGACTTCGCCTACCTTGGCGACTTGGCCGCGATCATCGGCAAGGCCAATGGTCTCGACACCCGGGTGCTGTCTGCCGGGGTGCGTGGGGTGAAGAGCTACCTGGGCGTGGTGCCCGGCTCGGGCATCAAGACCCTGCAAGACCTCAAGGGCAAGCGCGTGGCGGTGTTCCGTGGCACCGCCAACCAGCTGTCGTTCGCCAGCGCGTTGGCCAGCCAGGGCCTGAGCGAGCGCGACCTGAAAGTGATCAACCTGGATTTCAACGCCGCCAACGCTGCCATCGCCGCCAAGCAGATCGACGCCACCTGGGGCCTGTCCAGCCTGCTGGCGCTGCGCGATCGCGGTTTGGTCGAGTTGCCGGTCAACTCCCGCGACCTCAAAGGGGCCGGCAGCACCCAGGCGGTATTGCTGGGCACCGGCGAATTCATCCGACAGCACCCCGACCTCACCGCACGCCTGGTCAAGGCCCAGCAACAGGCCACCGAATGGCTGCGTGACGAGAACAACCGCGAGGCCTACGTGAACCTGGTGGCGACCACCGCCAACTATCCAAAGGTGATTATCGAGGGCGATCTTGCCGAGGAGAACCTGGCGCACTACTTCGACCCACGCCTGGACCCCGAATTCATCAGCCTGCTGCAGCAAGGCGTTGACCTGGCCGCCAAGGAGCGCCTGATCCGCCGGGGCTTCCAGGTTTCCGAGTGGGTCGAGCCACGCTTCCTCGATGCCGCCCTGCAACAACCACAGGCCACCCAGGCCGCCCGCTGA
- the gabD gene encoding NADP-dependent succinate-semialdehyde dehydrogenase, with translation MQLKDAQLFRQQAFINGEWLDADSGQTIKVTNPATGEVIGTVPKMGTAETRRAIEAADKALPAWRALTAKERSAKLRRWFELMIENQDDLARLMTTEQGKPLAEAKGEIAYAASFIEWFAEEAKRVYGDTIPGHQPDKRLIVIKQPIGVTAAITPWNFPAAMITRKAGPALAAGCTMVLKPASQTPYSALALVELANRAGIPAGVLSVVTGSAGEVGGELTGNSLVRKLSFTGSTEIGRQLMEECAKDIKKVSLELGGNAPFIVFDDADLDKAVEGAIISKYRNNGQTCVCANRIYVQDGVYDAFAQKLAAAVAKLKIGNGLEEGTTTGPLIDGKAVAKVQEHIEDAVGKGAKVLSGGKLIEGNFFEPTILVDVPNTAAVAKEETFGPLAPLFRFKDEAEVIAMSNDTEFGLASYFYARDMSRVFRVAEALEYGMVGINTGLISNEVAPFGGIKASGLGREGSKYGIEDYLEIKYLCISV, from the coding sequence ATGCAGCTCAAAGACGCTCAGTTGTTCCGCCAGCAGGCCTTCATCAACGGTGAATGGCTGGATGCGGACAGCGGCCAGACCATCAAGGTGACCAACCCGGCCACCGGTGAAGTCATCGGTACCGTGCCGAAGATGGGCACCGCGGAAACCCGCCGCGCCATCGAAGCCGCCGACAAGGCCCTGCCGGCCTGGCGTGCCCTGACCGCCAAAGAGCGTTCGGCCAAACTGCGCCGCTGGTTCGAACTGATGATCGAGAACCAGGACGACCTGGCTCGCCTGATGACCACCGAGCAAGGCAAACCGCTGGCCGAAGCCAAGGGCGAAATCGCCTACGCCGCTTCGTTCATCGAGTGGTTCGCCGAAGAAGCCAAGCGCGTCTACGGTGACACCATCCCTGGCCACCAGCCAGACAAGCGCCTGATCGTCATCAAGCAGCCAATCGGCGTTACCGCGGCCATCACCCCGTGGAACTTCCCGGCCGCGATGATCACCCGTAAAGCCGGCCCGGCCCTGGCTGCTGGCTGCACCATGGTGCTCAAGCCTGCTTCGCAAACCCCGTACTCCGCCCTGGCCCTGGTCGAACTGGCCAACCGTGCCGGCATCCCGGCTGGCGTGCTGAGCGTTGTCACCGGCAGCGCTGGCGAAGTCGGCGGCGAACTGACTGGCAACTCCCTGGTTCGCAAACTGTCCTTCACCGGCTCGACCGAAATCGGTCGCCAGCTGATGGAAGAATGCGCCAAGGACATCAAGAAAGTTTCCCTGGAGCTGGGTGGCAACGCCCCGTTCATCGTGTTCGACGACGCCGACCTGGACAAGGCGGTCGAGGGCGCGATCATCTCCAAATACCGTAACAACGGCCAGACCTGCGTCTGCGCCAACCGTATCTACGTGCAGGACGGCGTCTACGACGCGTTCGCCCAGAAGCTGGCCGCCGCTGTCGCCAAGCTGAAGATCGGTAACGGCCTGGAAGAAGGCACCACCACTGGCCCGTTGATCGACGGCAAGGCTGTCGCCAAGGTCCAGGAACACATCGAAGACGCCGTCGGCAAAGGCGCCAAGGTACTGTCCGGTGGCAAGCTGATCGAAGGCAACTTCTTCGAGCCGACCATTCTGGTCGACGTGCCGAACACCGCTGCCGTGGCCAAGGAAGAAACCTTCGGCCCGCTGGCACCACTGTTCCGCTTCAAAGACGAAGCCGAAGTCATCGCCATGTCCAACGACACCGAGTTCGGCCTGGCCTCGTACTTCTATGCCCGTGACATGAGCCGTGTGTTCCGTGTTGCCGAGGCGCTGGAATACGGCATGGTCGGTATCAACACCGGCCTGATCTCCAACGAAGTGGCGCCGTTCGGCGGCATCAAGGCTTCGGGCC
- a CDS encoding ABC transporter ATP-binding protein, producing MNAFNTSALLAANQPDATPPLVSFEGVGKTFTVDGQAFEAIRNFNLSINQGEFIAIVGASGCGKSTLLRLLVGLDTDYSGSIRVDGQPVSGIGGERGIVFQEHRLFPWLTVEQNISLGLVNEKLTQGERARRIHEFVQLVGLVGFESAYPHQLSGGMAQRVAIARGLVASPRILLLDEPFGALDALTRQQLQDELLAIRERAGITTLLVTHDAEEATYLADRVVVLGPRPGRIKAVVEVDVPHPRLRSGVALHGLREKVLHQITGDGDYLKPAVARVQGLRPELIAL from the coding sequence ATGAACGCCTTCAATACCTCGGCCCTGCTTGCGGCCAATCAACCCGACGCCACGCCACCGCTGGTCAGCTTCGAAGGCGTCGGTAAAACCTTCACCGTCGATGGCCAGGCATTCGAGGCCATTCGCAACTTCAACCTGTCGATCAACCAGGGCGAGTTCATCGCCATCGTCGGTGCCTCCGGTTGTGGCAAGTCGACACTGCTGCGCCTGCTGGTGGGGCTGGATACTGACTATAGCGGCAGCATCCGCGTCGACGGCCAGCCGGTCAGTGGCATTGGTGGCGAGCGCGGGATCGTGTTTCAGGAGCACCGGCTATTCCCCTGGCTGACGGTAGAACAGAACATCAGCCTGGGCCTGGTCAACGAGAAGCTCACCCAGGGCGAGCGTGCCCGACGCATTCACGAGTTCGTGCAACTGGTGGGCCTGGTCGGCTTCGAGTCGGCCTACCCGCACCAGCTTTCCGGCGGCATGGCCCAGCGCGTGGCGATCGCACGAGGGTTGGTGGCGAGCCCACGCATCCTGTTGCTGGACGAGCCCTTCGGCGCGCTCGATGCACTGACCCGCCAGCAACTGCAGGATGAACTGCTGGCCATTCGCGAACGAGCAGGTATCACCACATTGCTGGTGACCCACGATGCCGAAGAAGCCACTTACCTGGCCGACCGGGTGGTGGTGCTGGGGCCACGTCCGGGGCGGATCAAGGCGGTGGTGGAGGTGGATGTGCCACACCCGCGCCTGCGCAGCGGGGTGGCGCTGCATGGGCTGCGTGAAAAGGTGCTGCATCAGATCACCGGGGATGGCGATTATCTGAAGCCTGCCGTGGCGCGGGTGCAGGGGCTGCGGCCGGAGCTGATTGCGCTCTGA
- a CDS encoding TauD/TfdA family dioxygenase: protein MSNAALAKAPHTVTLDIHPIAGRIGAEIRGVKLAADLDAATIEAIQAALVEHKVIFFREQTHLDDQSQEGFAKLLGEPVAHPTVPVVDGTSYLLQLDGAEGQRANSWHTDVTFVDAYPKASILRSVVAPASGGDTVWANTAAAYRELPEPLRELADKLWAVHSNEYDYASIKPDVDPAKLERYRKVFTSTVYETEHPVVRVHPISGERALQLGHFVKRIKGYSLADSQHLFAVLQGHVTRLENTVRWRWQAGDVAIWDNRATQHYAVDDYGTQPRLVRRVTLAGEVPVGVDGQLSRTTRKG, encoded by the coding sequence ATGAGCAATGCCGCACTGGCCAAAGCGCCGCACACCGTAACCCTCGACATTCACCCGATCGCCGGCCGTATCGGCGCCGAAATCCGCGGCGTGAAACTCGCCGCCGACCTGGACGCCGCCACCATCGAGGCAATCCAGGCGGCGCTGGTCGAGCACAAGGTGATCTTCTTCCGTGAGCAAACCCACCTCGACGACCAGAGCCAGGAAGGGTTCGCCAAGCTGCTGGGCGAACCGGTCGCGCACCCGACTGTGCCTGTGGTCGACGGCACCAGCTACCTGTTGCAGCTGGACGGTGCCGAAGGCCAGCGGGCCAACTCCTGGCACACCGACGTGACCTTCGTCGATGCCTACCCCAAGGCCTCGATCCTGCGCAGCGTGGTGGCGCCGGCCTCCGGTGGCGATACGGTGTGGGCCAACACGGCCGCTGCCTACCGCGAGCTGCCTGAGCCGCTGCGCGAGCTGGCCGACAAACTCTGGGCGGTGCACAGCAACGAATACGACTACGCCAGCATCAAGCCGGATGTCGACCCGGCCAAGCTTGAGCGTTATCGCAAAGTGTTCACCTCGACTGTGTATGAAACCGAGCACCCGGTGGTGCGGGTGCACCCGATCAGCGGCGAGCGGGCGTTGCAACTGGGGCACTTCGTCAAACGCATCAAAGGTTACTCGCTGGCCGACTCCCAGCACCTGTTCGCGGTGCTGCAGGGGCATGTGACCCGGTTGGAGAACACCGTGCGCTGGCGCTGGCAGGCCGGTGACGTGGCGATTTGGGATAACCGCGCCACCCAGCATTATGCGGTGGATGACTATGGCACTCAGCCGCGCTTGGTACGGCGGGTGACGTTGGCGGGAGAGGTGCCGGTCGGTGTTGATGGACAGTTGAGCCGGACAACGCGTAAAGGCTGA
- a CDS encoding ABC transporter permease, translating into MNGVLSKRSWWQPGPLRGHFARQGRSHSLPWVVPAVVGGLWLIASQQHWMSEQILPAPSLVWQTALEFGSGELWGHLWISLQRLFWGLFAGVASGLLLGTWLGASRRAQTLVLPTFVALAQIPTLAWIPLFMLFFGIGELLKLVVLIKAVVVPVTLHTLVGVRDAQPKLREAAAVLRLPRHLLFLRLLLPAALPAFLTGVRLALATGWTSLLAVELLASSEGIGYLMVWGRQLFMLDLVFVCILVIGLVGAVLERGFSGLEKRLLYWPQPATGEQQRGPLHHGWQSLLLPLTLLALWQASSSFGWVDANILTSPLEVVCTLISGLLDGSLPQALVTSLERTLGGLLLGGGAGLLIGLLLGLSQIAERAFGPSLSALRQVALFAWVPLLTAWFGLGEGAKQVFVALAAFFPMLIATQRGIAGLSPQLAEAARTLRLSLPQRLHRLVLPGAAPAIFAGLRLALIYAWLGTIGAEYFMPSDGGIASLMIGAQQLFRMDQVMAAMVLIGLVGALLGTLGQRIESRATRWRTA; encoded by the coding sequence ATGAATGGAGTTCTGAGCAAGCGTTCGTGGTGGCAACCGGGCCCGCTACGCGGCCATTTCGCGAGACAAGGCCGCTCCCACAGCCTGCCGTGGGTTGTGCCTGCGGTGGTGGGCGGGCTGTGGCTGATTGCCAGCCAGCAGCATTGGATGAGCGAGCAAATCCTGCCCGCGCCCTCTCTGGTCTGGCAGACCGCGCTGGAGTTCGGTTCCGGTGAGCTCTGGGGTCACCTGTGGATAAGTCTTCAGCGGTTGTTCTGGGGGCTGTTTGCCGGAGTCGCCAGTGGCTTGCTGTTGGGCACCTGGCTGGGGGCTTCGCGCCGTGCGCAGACGCTGGTGCTGCCCACCTTCGTGGCCCTGGCGCAGATCCCGACCCTGGCCTGGATCCCCTTGTTCATGCTGTTTTTCGGTATTGGCGAACTGCTCAAGCTGGTGGTGCTGATCAAGGCCGTCGTCGTGCCGGTGACCCTGCACACACTGGTGGGCGTGCGCGATGCACAGCCCAAGCTGCGCGAAGCCGCCGCCGTGCTGCGCCTGCCCCGTCATCTGCTGTTCCTGCGTTTGCTGCTGCCAGCAGCCCTGCCCGCTTTTCTCACAGGTGTGCGTCTGGCCCTGGCCACCGGCTGGACGTCCTTGCTCGCCGTCGAGTTGCTGGCCTCCAGCGAAGGCATCGGCTACCTGATGGTCTGGGGCCGACAGCTGTTCATGCTCGATCTGGTGTTCGTCTGCATTCTGGTCATCGGCCTGGTCGGTGCTGTGTTGGAGCGGGGCTTCTCCGGCCTGGAGAAACGCCTGCTGTACTGGCCGCAACCGGCAACCGGCGAACAGCAGCGCGGCCCCTTGCACCATGGCTGGCAGAGCCTGCTGCTACCGCTGACACTACTTGCCCTATGGCAGGCCAGCAGCAGTTTCGGCTGGGTCGATGCGAATATCCTGACCTCGCCGCTGGAAGTTGTGTGCACCTTGATCAGCGGACTGCTGGACGGCTCGTTGCCCCAGGCCCTGGTCACAAGCCTGGAACGCACCTTGGGCGGTCTGCTGCTGGGAGGCGGAGCCGGTTTGCTGATCGGCCTGCTGCTGGGCTTGTCGCAAATAGCCGAACGCGCGTTCGGGCCGAGCCTGTCAGCCTTGCGCCAGGTCGCACTGTTCGCCTGGGTGCCGCTGCTCACCGCCTGGTTCGGACTAGGTGAAGGGGCCAAGCAGGTGTTCGTCGCCCTCGCGGCATTCTTCCCGATGCTCATTGCCACCCAGCGCGGCATCGCCGGCCTGTCGCCGCAGTTGGCCGAAGCCGCACGCACGCTGCGCTTGAGCCTACCCCAACGGCTCCACCGGCTGGTGCTGCCCGGCGCCGCTCCCGCGATTTTCGCCGGCCTGCGCCTGGCACTGATCTACGCCTGGCTGGGTACCATCGGCGCCGAATACTTCATGCCCTCGGACGGTGGAATCGCCAGCCTGATGATCGGCGCACAGCAACTGTTTCGCATGGATCAGGTGATGGCCGCCATGGTCCTCATCGGCCTGGTCGGCGCCCTGCTCGGCACCCTGGGACAACGCATTGAATCGCGCGCCACGCGCTGGAGAACCGCATGA
- a CDS encoding aryl-sulfate sulfotransferase, whose protein sequence is MNAKTETPALPEGACLTAKVPEHNEALLGDIVVNPYRLAPLTAIIRDGGRTLSAAHVRVLARGERGVEIAYEVSDQSLWTYGGIPVFGLYPDHVNQVEVTYKLDGERVRERYEIYAPAVRLPVVAKQTAALPEVEPIKVAAGFEKRLYLFNHLLGDIPGGRAFKWNGLGGAAEWDQVGNNWIADSNGDVRWYLDIEQIHDSNRRDGLGGTMGFQQTRDGKLIWGQGQTYSKYDLLGRRIWQRSLPDKFADFSHEIRETINGTYLLRVGTSDYRRPDGKRVRSIRDHIIEVNEAGDVLDFWDLNQILDPYRGDLLETLGKAAIQLPEGVQKQDNLLANELAEGDLPFGDTPGVGTGRNWAHVNAIDYDADDDSIIVSARHQGVVKIGRDKSVKWILASPQGWPERLKDKVLTPVASEGFDWSWTQHTAWLTGQGTLTVFDNGWGRDFAPTKLAGNYSRAVEYKIDEAKGTVEQVWEYGKERGDEWYSPVTSVVAYRPETDTQFIYSASVNFLTPEKLTTTVLNEVRRGSQEVLVELKVHSHQPGSVGYRALVIDLAKAF, encoded by the coding sequence ATGAATGCCAAGACCGAAACCCCCGCACTGCCTGAAGGCGCCTGCCTGACCGCCAAGGTGCCCGAGCACAATGAAGCGTTGCTCGGTGACATCGTCGTCAACCCTTACCGACTGGCCCCGCTGACCGCGATCATCCGTGACGGCGGGCGCACCCTGAGCGCCGCCCATGTGCGAGTGCTGGCCCGTGGCGAGCGGGGGGTGGAGATTGCCTACGAGGTGTCCGACCAGTCACTGTGGACCTATGGCGGGATTCCCGTGTTCGGCCTCTACCCGGACCACGTCAACCAGGTAGAAGTGACCTACAAGCTCGACGGTGAGCGGGTGCGTGAGCGCTATGAAATCTATGCCCCGGCGGTGCGCCTGCCGGTGGTGGCGAAACAGACGGCCGCACTGCCCGAGGTCGAGCCGATCAAGGTGGCGGCGGGCTTCGAAAAACGTCTGTACCTGTTCAACCACTTGCTGGGCGACATCCCCGGTGGCCGTGCCTTCAAATGGAATGGTCTGGGTGGCGCCGCCGAGTGGGACCAGGTGGGTAACAACTGGATTGCCGACAGCAATGGCGATGTGCGCTGGTACTTGGATATCGAGCAGATCCACGACTCCAATCGCCGTGATGGGCTGGGCGGGACAATGGGCTTCCAGCAGACCCGCGACGGCAAGCTGATCTGGGGCCAGGGCCAGACCTACTCCAAGTACGACCTGCTTGGACGGCGCATCTGGCAGCGCAGCCTGCCGGACAAGTTCGCCGACTTCTCCCACGAAATTCGCGAGACCATCAACGGCACTTATCTGCTGCGGGTCGGCACCAGCGACTATCGGCGCCCGGATGGCAAGCGTGTGCGCTCGATTCGCGACCACATCATCGAGGTCAACGAAGCTGGCGATGTACTGGACTTCTGGGACCTGAACCAGATTCTCGACCCCTATCGCGGCGACCTGCTGGAAACCCTGGGCAAAGCCGCGATTCAATTGCCTGAGGGCGTACAGAAACAGGACAACCTGCTGGCCAACGAACTGGCCGAGGGTGACTTGCCGTTCGGTGATACGCCGGGGGTTGGGACGGGGCGTAACTGGGCGCATGTGAATGCCATCGATTACGACGCGGATGATGACAGCATTATCGTTTCAGCAAGGCATCAGGGCGTGGTGAAGATAGGTCGTGACAAATCGGTGAAGTGGATTCTCGCTTCGCCCCAGGGTTGGCCGGAGCGGCTCAAGGACAAGGTCCTGACGCCAGTTGCCAGCGAGGGCTTCGACTGGTCCTGGACCCAGCACACCGCCTGGTTGACCGGTCAGGGCACGCTGACTGTGTTCGACAACGGCTGGGGGCGTGACTTCGCACCGACCAAACTGGCCGGAAACTACAGCCGGGCCGTGGAGTACAAGATCGACGAAGCCAAGGGGACGGTCGAGCAGGTCTGGGAGTACGGCAAGGAGCGCGGGGACGAGTGGTACAGCCCGGTGACTTCGGTGGTGGCGTACCGACCGGAGACCGATACTCAGTTCATTTATTCCGCGTCGGTGAATTTCCTCACCCCCGAGAAACTGACCACCACCGTGCTCAACGAAGTGCGTCGCGGTAGCCAGGAGGTGCTGGTGGAGCTGAAGGTACACAGTCATCAGCCGGGTAGCGTCGGCTACCGGGCACTGGTGATCGACCTGGCCAAAGCGTTCTGA